In Emcibacteraceae bacterium, a single window of DNA contains:
- a CDS encoding deoxyguanosinetriphosphate triphosphohydrolase, protein MSDFEIFSPVPHFAPYALNPENARERLYPEEEATTRSAFQRDRDRIIHSGAFRRLMHKTQVFVHHVGDYYRTRLTHSIEVAQIARSISRALGLNEDVTEALALAHDFGHTPFGHAGEDALDDAMKPYAGFDHNAQSLRVVTKLENRYAEFPGLNLTWDVLEGLAKHNGPLCQKGDYSKIHVNFIEYNNLHDLELHTYASLEAQVAAISDDIAYNSHDVADGVRAGLLSFEQFEEVPLVQNHVREVRDKYGRLDPSREQHEITRRIISQLINDVIETTRENLNDLKPMSVDDIRNAGKTIADFSEEMRNQDKTLKKFLMKNMYRHYKVNRMSSKARRVVNELFTLYLNEPDCLPTDWRQATEGKEEIEKARLVADFIAGMTDRFALLEHKRLYDTSTFEL, encoded by the coding sequence ATGTCTGATTTTGAAATTTTTTCTCCTGTACCACATTTTGCCCCATATGCCTTAAACCCGGAAAATGCCCGAGAAAGGTTATACCCGGAAGAGGAGGCAACCACCCGGTCGGCATTTCAAAGGGATCGGGACAGGATAATTCATTCTGGTGCCTTTCGCCGGCTAATGCATAAAACACAGGTTTTTGTGCATCATGTCGGCGATTATTACCGGACACGGCTAACCCATTCCATTGAAGTGGCGCAGATCGCACGAAGTATTTCAAGGGCATTGGGGCTAAACGAGGATGTAACGGAAGCACTGGCCCTGGCACATGATTTTGGTCATACCCCGTTTGGTCATGCCGGGGAAGATGCACTCGATGATGCCATGAAACCATATGCCGGTTTTGATCATAATGCACAGTCGCTCAGGGTGGTAACAAAACTTGAAAACAGATATGCTGAATTTCCCGGCCTTAATCTGACCTGGGATGTTCTTGAAGGACTTGCAAAACATAATGGTCCCTTATGTCAAAAGGGTGATTATTCAAAAATCCATGTCAATTTCATTGAATATAATAATTTACATGATCTTGAACTTCATACATATGCCAGTCTGGAAGCGCAGGTCGCCGCTATATCAGATGACATTGCCTATAACAGTCATGATGTTGCCGATGGTGTCCGGGCAGGGCTTCTTAGTTTTGAGCAGTTTGAAGAAGTCCCACTTGTCCAAAATCATGTGCGCGAAGTCAGGGATAAATATGGCAGGCTTGATCCAAGCCGGGAACAGCACGAAATAACCCGCAGAATAATCAGCCAGCTCATCAATGATGTCATAGAAACCACTCGGGAAAATCTGAATGATCTTAAACCAATGTCGGTTGATGATATCCGAAACGCTGGAAAAACAATTGCAGATTTTTCTGAAGAGATGAGAAATCAAGATAAAACATTGAAAAAATTTCTAATGAAGAATATGTATCGTCATTATAAAGTGAACCGGATGTCAAGTAAGGCGAGAAGGGTTGTGAATGAGCTCTTTACTCTTTACTTAAATGAGCCGGATTGTTTGCCAACGGACTGGCGGCAAGCAACGGAAGGAAAAGAAGAAATTGAAAAAGCCAGATTGGTTGCAGATTTCATCGCCGGAATGACGGATCGGTTTGCATTACTTGAACATAAAAGATTATATGATACATCGACATTTGAATTATGA
- the erpA gene encoding iron-sulfur cluster insertion protein ErpA: protein MTNDNSPVTLSANAAKRINTLVKSKGNDNLKFRITINGGGCSGFQYDFALVEDTKDDDLVVKRDGATMLVDGLSIMYLMGSEVDFTEELAGSMFVVKNPNATASCGCGSSFAV, encoded by the coding sequence ATGACAAACGATAATTCACCCGTAACCCTTAGCGCAAATGCGGCCAAACGCATTAATACGCTTGTTAAAAGCAAGGGTAACGATAATCTTAAATTCCGTATTACTATTAATGGCGGCGGCTGTAGCGGCTTTCAGTATGATTTTGCCCTTGTGGAAGATACGAAAGATGATGACCTTGTGGTTAAGCGTGATGGCGCCACTATGCTGGTTGATGGCCTTTCGATCATGTATCTTATGGGGTCCGAAGTTGATTTTACCGAAGAACTTGCCGGTTCAATGTTCGTTGTAAAAAATCCAAATGCCACGGCGTCGTGTGGTTGCGGTTCATCATTCGCGGTTTAA
- the xth gene encoding exodeoxyribonuclease III produces MKIASWNVNSIKARLPRVTDWLAEFKPDVALLQELKCLDENFPAMEIEDLGYNIVTHGQKSYNGVAILSKHPIEDVMIGLPGDDDDDQARYIEATIKNVRVASIYLPNGNPFPGPKFDYKISWMERLVERAKELLTLEEDLVLGGDYNVCPKDEDCYDMHLFANDALVQPESRDKYFTLLNLGLTDALRAFHPSGHHFTYWDYQAGAWQKDNGVRIDHLLLSPTAADKLLNCDIDRTPRGKEKPSDHTPVWCELSI; encoded by the coding sequence ATGAAAATTGCTTCCTGGAACGTAAACTCGATCAAAGCCAGACTTCCCCGGGTCACGGACTGGCTTGCCGAGTTTAAACCCGATGTGGCCCTGCTTCAGGAACTTAAATGCCTTGATGAAAATTTTCCGGCAATGGAAATTGAGGACCTTGGCTATAACATCGTGACCCACGGCCAGAAATCTTATAATGGCGTTGCCATCCTTTCCAAACACCCGATTGAAGACGTGATGATTGGCTTGCCCGGTGATGATGACGATGATCAGGCCCGATATATTGAGGCCACAATAAAAAATGTACGCGTTGCCAGTATTTATCTGCCAAACGGTAATCCTTTCCCAGGTCCCAAATTTGATTATAAAATTAGCTGGATGGAAAGACTGGTTGAGCGTGCCAAAGAACTTCTTACCCTAGAAGAAGATCTGGTTTTGGGGGGAGATTATAATGTCTGTCCAAAAGATGAAGACTGTTATGATATGCATCTATTTGCCAACGACGCCCTTGTCCAGCCGGAATCCAGAGACAAGTATTTTACACTTCTTAATCTTGGACTGACGGATGCACTGCGCGCATTCCATCCGAGTGGTCATCATTTTACCTATTGGGATTATCAGGCGGGCGCCTGGCAAAAAGACAATGGTGTTCGGATTGATCATCTGCTGCTTAGTCCGACGGCTGCTGATAAACTGCTTAACTGCGATATTGACCGCACCCCAAGGGGCAAGGAAAAACCATCCGACCATACCCCGGTCTGGTGTGAGTTAAGTATTTAA
- a CDS encoding cyclase family protein — MIEKRVSFDFEIEFSNGGGIQGQGFRLDILGEDIEDDALADYIIKDMRLLMVGEVRILNKKIILEQHKRSKSNPNNEIEPGSVKKYIDLSHIISNEMITYKGLPAPIICDHLSHAQSREMYDEGTEFQFGRINMVGNTGTYLDTPYHRYPDGHDLSKLLLDKVSNIPGVVVRIGDINKRAIDWTNFASINVNGMAVLIETGWAQHWGSDQYFEGHPYLTEKAAIYLRDQGATLVGIDSLNIDDTSTGSRPVHSILLREEIPIVEHLCNLHLLPPSGFHFSAIPPKIEKIGTFPVRAHAII; from the coding sequence ATGATAGAAAAAAGAGTAAGTTTTGACTTTGAAATAGAGTTTTCAAACGGGGGTGGTATTCAGGGACAGGGATTTCGCCTTGATATTCTGGGTGAAGATATAGAGGATGATGCGCTTGCCGACTATATAATAAAGGATATGCGTTTATTGATGGTCGGTGAGGTCCGAATTTTAAACAAGAAAATAATCCTGGAACAGCATAAAAGGTCAAAATCAAATCCCAACAATGAGATAGAACCAGGGTCAGTTAAAAAATATATAGATCTCAGTCATATAATTAGTAATGAAATGATTACCTATAAAGGGTTACCCGCCCCCATCATTTGTGATCATTTGTCGCACGCTCAATCCCGTGAAATGTATGACGAAGGGACAGAATTTCAGTTTGGACGTATAAATATGGTTGGCAATACGGGAACATATCTTGATACCCCATATCATCGTTATCCCGATGGTCACGATTTATCGAAACTTTTACTTGATAAAGTATCAAATATTCCAGGAGTTGTCGTTCGAATAGGGGATATCAATAAACGCGCGATCGACTGGACAAATTTTGCGAGCATCAACGTAAATGGAATGGCCGTTTTAATAGAAACCGGGTGGGCACAGCATTGGGGAAGCGATCAGTATTTTGAAGGTCATCCATATCTGACCGAAAAAGCAGCTATTTATCTGCGTGATCAGGGCGCTACATTGGTTGGAATAGATTCTCTTAACATTGACGATACATCAACTGGTTCAAGACCTGTGCATTCCATTTTATTGAGAGAAGAAATTCCAATTGTGGAGCATCTTTGTAATCTTCACTTATTGCCGCCTAGTGGATTTCACTTCAGCGCAATTCCGCCAAAAATAGAAAAGATTGGAACGTTTCCTGTTCGGGCTCACGCTATTATTTGA
- a CDS encoding CGNR zinc finger domain-containing protein: MARPICIMPFFEFLFDDAYVTSYTGYMKKRNFEYTAGSLALNFIDTVSGREQEPIELLTSVSDFKVWLKGAGITIGNSFDLSENELDFAKKLREAIYRIIKSTLTKSDLNPEYMELLNKSAAMPTARPQLNNGVVIYHSTDPFRAIMSEIAEDAIVSISQSGSKKLRQCPDCKMIFKDNSRPQKRIWCSSSSGCGNRAKVRRHRSIKEN; encoded by the coding sequence GTGGCTCGCCCAATTTGCATTATGCCTTTCTTTGAGTTTTTATTTGACGACGCTTATGTAACTAGTTATACAGGTTACATGAAAAAAAGAAATTTTGAATATACCGCAGGCTCGTTAGCACTGAATTTTATTGATACAGTTTCCGGTCGTGAACAGGAGCCAATTGAGTTATTAACTTCCGTTTCAGATTTTAAAGTCTGGTTGAAGGGAGCTGGTATAACCATTGGGAACTCATTTGATTTATCAGAGAATGAACTTGATTTCGCAAAAAAACTGAGAGAAGCGATCTACCGAATAATAAAATCCACTTTAACAAAAAGTGATTTAAACCCAGAATACATGGAGTTATTGAATAAAAGTGCAGCAATGCCAACTGCTCGGCCCCAACTGAATAATGGTGTTGTAATATACCATTCAACAGATCCATTCCGTGCCATTATGTCTGAAATTGCTGAAGATGCAATCGTCTCAATTTCTCAATCCGGATCAAAAAAACTAAGACAGTGCCCTGACTGCAAAATGATATTCAAGGATAATTCCAGGCCGCAAAAAAGAATATGGTGTTCTTCATCATCCGGGTGTGGAAACAGGGCAAAAGTACGTCGTCATAGATCGATTAAAGAGAATTAA
- the katG gene encoding catalase/peroxidase HPI, which produces MTKSTETGAGKCPVMHGKQDYTAGSGTSNQDWWPQQLKLNILRQHSSKSNPMDENYNYAEEFKSLDLDAVKKDIFDLMTTSQDWWPADYGHYGPLFIRMAWHSAGTYRTGDGRGGAGTGNQRFAPVNSWPDNGNLDKARLLLWPIKQKYGRKISWADLMILAGNCALESMGFKTFGYAGGREDIWQPEEDIYWGAEAEWLGDKRYSGDRELENPLAAVQMGLIYVNPEGPNGNPDPGASGKDIRETFARMAMNDEETVALVAGGHTFGKAHGAGDAALVGPEPEAAPIEAQGKGWLSSYASGKGVDTITSGIEGAWTPTPIKWDMSYFDVLFGYEWELTKSPAGAHQWKAKDLAEKDHAPEVDGSGKKVPIMMTMADMAMRMDPAYEKISRHFQNNPDEFADAFARAWFKLTHRDMGPRARYLGKEVPAEELIWQDPVPAVDHKLVDDRDVELLKAKIIDSGLSVSQLVATAWASASTFRGSDMRGGANGARIRLAPQKDWEVNRQSNVAYVVDALDNIRSEFNSAQKDGKKISLADMIVLAGTAAVEQAARNAGSDIKAPFIPGRTDASQQQTDVEAFEVLEPIADGFRNYSKAKYAIPGEKLLLDKAQLLTLTAPEMTVLVGGMRALNTNSDGSANGIFTDRPGVLSNDFFKNLLDMSITWKSVSDDDELFEGRIRATGKAKWTGTRVDLIFGSNSELRALAEVYATEDSKDKFIRDFVAAWTKVMNLDRFDL; this is translated from the coding sequence ATGACAAAATCAACTGAAACTGGTGCAGGAAAATGTCCGGTAATGCACGGCAAACAGGATTATACCGCCGGAAGTGGCACATCAAATCAGGACTGGTGGCCGCAGCAACTAAAATTGAACATATTGCGCCAGCATTCGTCCAAATCAAACCCGATGGATGAAAATTATAACTATGCAGAAGAATTCAAATCACTGGATCTTGATGCCGTTAAAAAAGATATTTTTGATCTGATGACAACTTCGCAGGATTGGTGGCCGGCAGATTATGGTCATTATGGGCCGCTATTTATCCGGATGGCATGGCACAGTGCCGGAACATATCGTACCGGTGATGGCCGCGGGGGTGCCGGGACCGGCAACCAGCGTTTTGCACCCGTAAACAGCTGGCCGGATAACGGAAATCTGGATAAAGCCCGTTTATTGCTTTGGCCGATTAAGCAAAAATACGGCAGAAAAATTTCCTGGGCTGACCTTATGATACTGGCCGGCAACTGCGCGCTGGAATCAATGGGCTTTAAAACATTCGGTTATGCAGGGGGTCGTGAAGATATCTGGCAACCGGAAGAAGATATCTATTGGGGTGCTGAAGCAGAATGGCTTGGCGATAAACGCTATAGCGGTGATCGTGAGCTTGAAAATCCTCTTGCTGCCGTACAGATGGGGCTTATTTATGTAAACCCGGAAGGTCCTAATGGTAATCCTGATCCCGGTGCATCAGGCAAGGATATCAGGGAAACATTTGCCCGTATGGCGATGAATGACGAAGAAACGGTCGCACTGGTTGCCGGGGGACATACTTTTGGTAAAGCCCACGGTGCCGGTGATGCTGCACTAGTTGGTCCTGAACCGGAAGCCGCACCCATTGAAGCGCAAGGAAAAGGCTGGCTTAGCAGTTATGCCAGCGGCAAGGGCGTTGATACCATTACCAGCGGTATTGAAGGCGCCTGGACCCCAACCCCGATAAAATGGGATATGAGCTATTTTGATGTGCTGTTTGGTTATGAATGGGAACTGACAAAGAGCCCTGCCGGTGCCCACCAGTGGAAAGCAAAAGATCTTGCAGAAAAAGATCATGCCCCGGAAGTGGACGGTTCAGGTAAAAAAGTGCCAATTATGATGACAATGGCGGATATGGCCATGCGGATGGACCCTGCTTATGAAAAAATATCCCGTCATTTTCAGAACAATCCTGACGAATTTGCCGATGCGTTTGCCCGTGCCTGGTTTAAACTTACCCACCGTGATATGGGTCCGCGTGCCCGTTATCTTGGCAAGGAAGTGCCTGCGGAAGAACTGATCTGGCAGGATCCGGTACCCGCTGTTGACCACAAGCTGGTGGATGATCGTGATGTAGAGCTTTTGAAAGCAAAAATCATTGATTCCGGACTTTCAGTTTCCCAGCTTGTTGCTACTGCCTGGGCGTCAGCCTCAACTTTCCGTGGGTCTGATATGCGCGGTGGAGCCAATGGAGCCCGAATCCGTCTGGCACCACAGAAAGACTGGGAAGTAAACAGACAGTCGAATGTTGCCTATGTTGTTGACGCTCTTGATAATATTCGCAGCGAATTTAATAGCGCGCAAAAAGATGGTAAAAAAATATCACTTGCGGACATGATCGTTCTTGCCGGAACGGCCGCTGTTGAACAGGCCGCCCGAAATGCCGGGTCAGATATTAAGGCGCCATTTATTCCGGGGCGTACTGATGCATCGCAGCAACAGACTGATGTTGAAGCTTTTGAGGTTCTGGAACCTATTGCAGATGGTTTTAGAAACTATAGTAAGGCTAAATACGCTATCCCGGGTGAAAAATTGTTGCTGGATAAAGCGCAGCTCTTAACCCTGACCGCACCTGAAATGACTGTGCTGGTCGGCGGGATGCGTGCTCTTAATACAAATAGTGACGGCAGTGCGAATGGTATATTCACTGATCGCCCGGGTGTTTTAAGCAATGATTTCTTCAAAAATCTGCTCGATATGAGCATTACTTGGAAATCTGTGTCTGACGATGACGAACTTTTTGAAGGTCGCATAAGAGCAACGGGTAAAGCAAAGTGGACCGGCACAAGGGTTGATCTGATCTTTGGCTCAAATTCCGAACTGCGGGCACTTGCCGAAGTTTATGCAACAGAAGACTCAAAGGATAAATTTATCAGGGATTTTGTGGCGGCCTGGACAAAAGTAATGAACCTTGATCGGTTTGATCTTTAA
- a CDS encoding Dps family protein: MNTKIDIGIVEKDRQDIANGLSRLLADTYTLYLKTHNFHWNVTGPMFNTLHTMFETQYTELAIAVDDIAERIRALGFVAPGSYAQFAALTSIKEETSTPAAEEMIRQLVKDQETVVRTARSIFPAADKASDEPTADLLTQRMQTHEKTAWMLRSMIS; this comes from the coding sequence ATGAATACGAAAATTGACATAGGGATCGTAGAAAAAGACCGTCAGGATATCGCAAACGGACTATCACGCCTTTTAGCAGATACATATACACTTTATCTGAAGACACATAATTTTCATTGGAATGTGACGGGTCCGATGTTCAACACATTACATACAATGTTTGAAACCCAGTACACGGAACTGGCTATTGCAGTTGATGATATTGCGGAACGCATTCGTGCGCTTGGTTTTGTGGCGCCCGGGTCTTACGCTCAATTTGCAGCGCTTACAAGCATCAAGGAAGAAACCTCAACACCGGCCGCGGAAGAAATGATCAGGCAACTTGTTAAAGATCAGGAAACTGTTGTGCGAACAGCAAGAAGCATTTTCCCGGCCGCCGACAAAGCCAGTGATGAGCCAACCGCAGATTTACTGACCCAAAGAATGCAGACACACGAAAAGACAGCCTGGATGCTGCGTTCAATGATTAGCTGA
- a CDS encoding hydrogen peroxide-inducible genes activator, with translation MKFLPSLKQLEYLTALAQTRHFSHASDLCNVTPSTLSAGIRDLEDILGVSVAERTKRTVIITPIGHEIAARARQLLRDAEDIMILASSERDPMTGNIKFGVIPTIGPFLLPKILPALEKEYPKLKLYLREEQTAKLLKRLSEGELDIILIALPYDTGSFTVSDLFDDTFFFACHIDHPYATRKSIAIDDLNDQPLLLLEDGHCLRDHALDACRIQSSSARVQFEATSLNTLVQMVAEGIGVTLIPEMAADTMTFPKGKIKLIPLKTPASRKIGLVWRASSPRAAEFKLLADVLKNL, from the coding sequence ATGAAATTCCTTCCCAGCCTCAAACAACTGGAATATCTAACGGCATTGGCACAAACCCGCCATTTTTCACATGCCTCTGATCTTTGTAATGTGACACCATCTACGCTCAGCGCCGGAATTCGTGATCTGGAAGATATTTTGGGTGTCAGCGTTGCTGAACGTACAAAACGCACCGTTATCATTACACCCATCGGTCATGAAATAGCCGCCCGGGCACGTCAATTACTTCGTGATGCTGAAGATATCATGATTTTGGCTTCTTCTGAGCGTGATCCCATGACAGGTAACATCAAATTCGGCGTAATTCCGACTATCGGGCCATTCCTGCTTCCCAAAATATTACCGGCACTGGAAAAAGAATATCCGAAGCTAAAATTATACCTTCGTGAGGAACAAACGGCTAAACTTCTGAAGAGGTTAAGTGAAGGAGAGCTTGATATTATATTAATTGCTCTACCCTATGATACCGGCAGCTTCACAGTGTCCGATCTTTTTGATGATACGTTCTTTTTTGCCTGTCATATTGATCATCCCTATGCCACACGCAAATCAATTGCTATTGATGATCTTAACGATCAACCCCTTTTACTGCTTGAAGATGGACATTGTCTTCGTGACCATGCCCTCGATGCCTGCCGGATTCAAAGCTCTTCCGCCCGTGTTCAGTTTGAAGCCACCAGTCTTAATACCCTTGTTCAGATGGTCGCGGAAGGTATCGGCGTAACCCTAATTCCTGAAATGGCAGCGGATACCATGACTTTTCCGAAGGGCAAAATAAAATTAATCCCTCTTAAAACACCGGCCTCACGTAAAATCGGACTGGTCTGGAGAGCATCATCGCCACGCGCCGCCGAATTTAAACTGCTGGCGGATGTCCTTAAAAATCTTTGA
- a CDS encoding acyltransferase, translating into MTERYHTLQILRAFAAWMVFYYHFMMQFHRFETDNILGYAFSEYGEFGVDIFFVLSGFVMYFSAKPDSAKSFSFFIKRVFRVVPAYWFYTFMVIFCLALFPIGFSYTDYTAQSLVLSLLFIPHDNPSGWMPSPLLTVGWTLNFEMAFYTILSISLAISQKYARILCFLIVASLPIIWPKNTLFSAVLGNSLLYEFLAGFTIAYLISTNFFKIIFKARFIAAVVTGLVGLALWKYYHVHDIFRLFAAGFIVLSAVLFNRYIHEKNMIANFLIKLGDYSFSTYLAHTIILGIVFHFFHDPLSSTQEIIILIAMTLALLMISKLSYDFVEQNGRLSKLKNILLGRFALAE; encoded by the coding sequence ATGACAGAAAGATATCATACATTACAGATTTTAAGAGCCTTTGCCGCATGGATGGTGTTTTATTATCATTTCATGATGCAGTTTCATCGATTTGAGACGGATAACATTCTTGGTTATGCCTTCTCGGAATATGGGGAATTTGGTGTTGATATATTTTTTGTGCTGAGCGGATTTGTGATGTATTTTTCGGCAAAGCCAGACAGCGCAAAAAGTTTCAGCTTTTTTATAAAACGGGTATTCAGGGTTGTTCCGGCATACTGGTTTTATACGTTTATGGTCATTTTTTGTCTCGCGTTATTTCCGATCGGTTTTTCATATACGGATTATACCGCTCAATCTTTAGTATTATCGTTGCTCTTTATCCCCCATGACAATCCTTCTGGCTGGATGCCTTCTCCACTGCTTACCGTCGGCTGGACCCTTAATTTCGAAATGGCTTTTTACACAATTCTTTCAATAAGTCTGGCAATATCACAAAAATATGCCAGAATTTTATGTTTTCTGATTGTCGCCTCCCTGCCCATTATCTGGCCTAAAAACACACTTTTTTCGGCCGTACTTGGTAATAGTCTTCTCTATGAATTTCTAGCCGGCTTCACTATCGCCTATTTAATCTCCACCAATTTTTTTAAGATTATTTTCAAAGCACGATTTATCGCCGCTGTTGTCACGGGCCTTGTCGGCCTGGCTCTTTGGAAATATTATCACGTGCATGACATCTTCCGGCTTTTTGCGGCAGGTTTCATTGTACTCAGCGCCGTATTATTTAACCGTTATATTCATGAAAAAAATATGATTGCCAATTTTCTGATCAAACTTGGTGATTATTCCTTTTCCACTTACCTAGCCCACACCATCATTTTAGGGATCGTCTTTCATTTCTTTCATGATCCGCTATCCTCCACGCAGGAGATTATAATTCTGATTGCAATGACGCTGGCATTGCTTATGATTTCCAAATTGAGTTATGATTTCGTTGAGCAAAACGGACGTTTAAGCAAGCTTAAAAATATATTACTTGGCCGCTTTGCTCTGGCAGAATAA
- a CDS encoding DSD1 family PLP-dependent enzyme — protein MMVQRPPAEIGMSLDEIDTPALVVDLDIYERNLEKMAKLVKDAGKMLRPHAKMHKSPAVAQDQIKRGAVGVCCQKISEAEILVEGGINDVLITNEIVSPAKLARVASLAKQAKIGICVDDAGATRALNDACAHEKANVRALVEIDVGGHRCGVTSPADALELAKLIKSLSHLNFGGLQAYHGSAQHKRTHQERSEAVSGAADIIRETKNLLASSGIDCDIVTGGGTGTLMHDINYAEWDELQCGSYAFMDADYAKNKLNDDQFGTGFEHAFFVRTVIMSVNQPEIVVADAGLKAIASDSGNPTIVGHEHLTYRMTSDEHGCITVSGKERFELGEKLMLITGHCDPTINLYDWIVGVRNGKVEKLWSVSARGALS, from the coding sequence ATGATGGTGCAACGACCACCGGCAGAAATTGGTATGAGTTTAGATGAAATTGACACACCGGCCCTGGTTGTCGATCTGGATATTTATGAACGCAATCTGGAAAAAATGGCCAAGCTTGTCAAAGATGCGGGGAAAATGTTAAGACCTCATGCCAAAATGCATAAATCACCCGCTGTAGCCCAAGATCAGATTAAACGCGGTGCTGTCGGTGTCTGCTGCCAGAAAATATCTGAAGCGGAAATTTTGGTTGAAGGCGGCATTAATGACGTTCTTATCACCAATGAAATTGTCAGCCCTGCTAAATTGGCGCGGGTGGCAAGCCTAGCCAAACAGGCTAAAATAGGCATCTGCGTTGATGATGCCGGGGCGACACGGGCCTTAAATGATGCCTGCGCCCATGAGAAAGCCAATGTCCGTGCTCTGGTTGAAATTGATGTAGGCGGACATCGCTGCGGCGTCACCAGCCCAGCAGACGCACTGGAGCTTGCGAAACTGATTAAGTCCCTATCTCATCTTAACTTTGGCGGCTTGCAGGCTTATCACGGCTCAGCACAACATAAACGAACCCACCAGGAAAGATCGGAAGCGGTAAGCGGCGCAGCAGATATAATCCGTGAAACCAAAAACCTGCTTGCATCATCCGGCATTGACTGTGACATCGTTACCGGTGGCGGCACCGGGACCTTAATGCATGATATAAATTATGCGGAATGGGATGAGCTTCAATGTGGTTCATACGCCTTTATGGATGCTGATTATGCGAAAAACAAACTGAATGATGATCAGTTTGGCACCGGATTTGAACATGCGTTTTTTGTCCGCACCGTCATTATGAGCGTCAACCAGCCGGAAATTGTAGTTGCAGACGCCGGGCTTAAAGCCATAGCATCGGATTCCGGAAATCCGACCATTGTCGGACACGAGCATTTAACATATAGAATGACGTCTGATGAGCATGGCTGCATAACCGTTTCAGGAAAAGAACGATTTGAATTGGGCGAAAAGCTGATGCTGATTACCGGACATTGTGATCCGACCATAAATCTTTATGACTGGATCGTTGGGGTCAGAAACGGCAAAGTAGAAAAGCTCTGGTCTGTTTCCGCGCGGGGAGCTTTATCCTGA
- a CDS encoding queuosine precursor transporter, which yields MDVTQHRFKYYDLMMAAFVVVLICSNIIGPAKIATITVFGESLVYGAGVLFFPLSYVFGDVLTEVYGYARARKVIWVGFAGVFFASIMSAVIVALPPAPGWEGQDAYVMIFGQVPRIVLASLLAFFVGEIINAYVMARMKLLTRGKYLWTRTIGSTIVGQGADSLIFYPVAFFGIWNNDVLITVMFSNFLIKVSWEAILTPVTYKIVGFLKKVEGVEIFDDKTDFTPFKITTD from the coding sequence TTGGACGTAACGCAACACAGGTTTAAATATTATGATCTGATGATGGCCGCCTTTGTGGTGGTCCTCATCTGTTCAAATATTATTGGCCCTGCCAAAATTGCCACTATTACGGTTTTTGGTGAAAGCTTAGTTTATGGCGCCGGTGTGCTATTTTTCCCGCTTTCCTATGTATTCGGTGATGTACTGACTGAAGTGTACGGTTATGCGCGGGCAAGAAAAGTGATCTGGGTTGGGTTTGCCGGTGTTTTTTTCGCCAGCATCATGAGTGCCGTAATTGTCGCTTTACCCCCGGCGCCAGGGTGGGAAGGACAGGACGCCTATGTCATGATTTTCGGTCAGGTGCCCCGCATTGTGTTGGCGTCACTTCTGGCGTTTTTTGTCGGTGAAATTATTAATGCCTATGTTATGGCACGAATGAAACTTCTGACCCGGGGAAAATATCTCTGGACCCGGACGATCGGTTCCACCATTGTCGGTCAGGGGGCAGACAGTCTCATTTTTTACCCTGTTGCTTTTTTTGGTATCTGGAATAATGATGTATTGATTACGGTAATGTTTTCCAATTTCCTGATTAAGGTCTCTTGGGAAGCGATCCTGACCCCTGTTACCTATAAAATAGTCGGCTTTCTTAAAAAAGTTGAGGGCGTGGAAATTTTTGACGATAAGACCGACTTCACACCCTTTAAAATTACGACAGATTAA